A window of Candidatus Izemoplasma sp. contains these coding sequences:
- a CDS encoding NADH-dependent flavin oxidoreductase: MARNLKTYQFQNGITLRNPFVLAPMTTYSSNADLTLSQEEEAYYRARAKSFGMIITAATAVNKNAQAFEHQITIRDDRYIESMTRLANAIKEEGSVGVLQLHHGGRMCQPNLFKNQRIVAPSAVKAEREFAVTPEKLKISEIYDIIDDFKDATKRALQAGFDGVELHGANTYLIQQFFSPHSNRRIDEFGGSVEKRMRFIRLLVDAVLEVKEEADRPFIVGYRFSPEEIEEPGITLNDTLQLVDYLSETHLDYLHISIGHYDKASLRDKTDSTPVVTKIQSVLQNKIPLIGVGGIHSLKDVELANRLGYDLYALGMGALADPDIPNKLINEAPLKNTIDEASVLPKPLKERLKHWGDGLEKRGYKIK, from the coding sequence ATGGCTAGAAACTTAAAAACATACCAATTTCAAAACGGGATTACCTTACGTAATCCATTCGTCTTAGCACCAATGACTACGTACTCTTCCAATGCCGATTTAACGTTATCACAAGAAGAAGAGGCGTATTATCGTGCACGCGCTAAATCCTTTGGCATGATTATTACTGCCGCAACGGCTGTGAATAAAAATGCACAAGCGTTCGAACATCAAATCACAATCCGTGATGACCGGTATATAGAATCGATGACACGACTCGCTAATGCGATTAAAGAAGAAGGGTCTGTTGGGGTATTACAACTTCATCATGGTGGCCGCATGTGTCAACCAAATCTCTTTAAGAACCAACGGATTGTTGCGCCAAGTGCTGTAAAGGCAGAACGTGAGTTTGCGGTGACCCCTGAAAAACTTAAAATCAGTGAAATCTATGATATCATTGATGACTTTAAAGATGCGACAAAGCGGGCGTTACAGGCTGGTTTTGATGGGGTTGAGTTACATGGGGCAAATACGTACTTAATCCAACAATTCTTTAGTCCGCATTCGAACAGACGAATAGATGAGTTTGGCGGAAGTGTTGAAAAACGGATGCGTTTTATTCGTTTGCTTGTTGATGCGGTGTTAGAAGTCAAAGAAGAAGCGGACCGTCCATTTATCGTTGGCTATCGCTTTAGTCCTGAGGAAATTGAAGAACCAGGAATTACATTAAACGATACTTTACAGTTAGTTGATTATTTAAGTGAGACACACTTAGATTATTTACATATATCAATTGGACACTATGATAAAGCAAGTTTACGTGATAAAACAGACAGTACCCCTGTTGTCACCAAAATACAAAGCGTCTTACAAAATAAGATCCCATTAATCGGGGTTGGCGGGATCCATAGTTTAAAAGATGTCGAGCTTGCGAACCGTTTAGGATATGACTTATATGCCTTAGGTATGGGCGCGCTCGCAGATCCTGATATTCCTAACAAACTGATTAATGAAGCGCCATTAAAAAATACTATTGATGAAGCGTCAGTCTTACCGAAGCCATTAAAAGAGCGCTTAAAACATTGGGGCGACGGCTTAGAAAAACGCGGATACAAAATAAAATAA